One window of the Notolabrus celidotus isolate fNotCel1 chromosome 23, fNotCel1.pri, whole genome shotgun sequence genome contains the following:
- the aco1 gene encoding cytoplasmic aconitate hydratase, producing MSATVKNPFQHIVESLDADDPTLQFYNLSKLGDPRYDRLPYSIRVLLESAVRNCDEFLVKSSDVERILNWKETQTQTVEVPFRPARVILQDFTGVPAVVDFAAMRDAVMKLGGDPEKINPVCPADLVIDHSIQVDFNRKSDSLQKNQDLEFDRNRERFQFLKWGSKAFRNMRIIPPGSGIVHQVNLEYLARVVFKHEGYFYPDSLVGTDSHTTMIDGLGVLGWGVGGIEAEAVMLGQPISMVLPEVVGYKLSGTPDKFITSTDIVLTVTKHLRQVGVVGKFVEFFGPGVAQLSIADRATIANMCPEYGATAAFFPVDNVSIQYLEQTGREEEKLAYITKYLKAVSMFRDYNNVSQDPDFTLVVELDLSTVVPCCSGPKRPQDRIAVSEMKSDFEACLAAKTGFKGFQVPPERHNSSVPFQFNGKEFTLSHGSVVIAAITSCTNTSNPSVMLGAGLLAKKAIECGLSMKPYIKTSLSPGSGVVTYYLKESGVMDYLFKLGFEVVGYGCMTCIGNSGPLPEPVVEAITQGDLVAAGILSGNRNFEGRVHPNTRANYLASPPLVIAYAIAGTVRIDFETEPIAVNSEGREIFLRDIWPTREEIQAVERTFVIPSMFKEVYEKIEKVNERWNDLVAPSDNLYTWDDMSTYIKSPPFFDGLTMQLHPPTSIQDAFVLLNLGDSVTTDHISPAGNIARSSSAARYLTGRGLNPRDYNSYGSRRGNDAVMARGTFANIRLFNKFLNKQAPQTVHLPTGDTLDVFDAAERYQQSGVPLVVLAGKEYGSGSSRDWAAKGPFLLGIKAVIAESYERIHRSNLVGMGVIPLEYLPGNTADSLGLTGRERYTIIIPEQLTPRMIVDVTLDTGKTFQVRMRFDTDVELAYFHHGGILNYMIRKMSEN from the exons ATGTCTGCGACCGTGAAGAATCCTTTTCAACATATAGTTGAGTCTCTGGACGCAGATGATCCAACCCTGCAGTTTTACAATCTTTCCAAACTCGGAGATCCCAGATatg ACCGTCTGCCCTACTCCATCCGGGTCCTCCTGGAGTCCGCTGTCAGGAACTGTGATGAGTTCCTGGTTAAGAGCTCAGATGTTGAACGCATCCTGAACTGGAAGGAAACCCAGACTCAGACTGTGGAGGTCCCGTTCAGACCGGCCCGCGTCATACTGCAGGACTTCAC TGGCGTCCCTGCTGTGGTGGACTTTGCAGCGATGCGAGATGCAGTGATGAAGCTCGGCGGGGACCCAGAGAAGATTAATCCAGTCTGTCCTGCTGACCTCGTCATCGATCACTCCATCCAAGTGGACTTCAACAGGAA GTCTGACAGCCTCCAGAAAAACCAGGACCTGGAGTTTGACCGTAACAGAGAAAGATTTCAGTTCTTAAag TGGGGCTCGAAGGCGTTCAGGAACATGCGAATCATTCCTCCCGGTTCAGGGATCGTCCACCAGGTCAACTTGGAGTACTTGGCCAGAGTGGTCTTCAAACATGAAGGGTACTTCTACCCAGACAGCCTCGTGGGCACGGACTCTCACACCACAATGATCGATGGACTGGGAGTCCTGGGATGGG GTGTGGGCGGTATCGAGGCAGAGGCGGTGATGCTGGGTCAGCCAATCAGCATGGTGCTGCCTGAGGTGGTCGGGTACAAGCTGAGCGGGACTCCCGATAAATTCATCACCTCCACTGACATCGTCCTCACTGTCACTAAG CACCTCCGTCAGGTCGGCGTGGTCGGGAAGTTTGTGGAGTTTTTCGGGCCGGGTGTCGCTCAGCTGTCCATCGCCGACCGAGCCACCATCGCTAATATGTGTCCAGAGTACGGAGCCACGGCTGCATTCTTCCCTGTGGACAACGTCAGCATTCAGTACCTCGAGCAGACCG ggCGAGAGGAAGAGAAGCTGGCCTACATCACAAAGTACCTGAAGGCTGTGTCCATGTTCAGAGACTACAACAACGTCTCCCAGGATCCAGACTTTACTCTG gtcGTGGAGCTGGACCTTAGCACTGTTGTTCCATGCTGCAGTGGACCTAAGAGACCTCAGGACCGGATCGCCGTGTCAGAAATGAAGAGCGACTTCGAAGCCTGTCTGGCAGCAAAG ACAGGCTTCAAAGGTTTCCAGGTTCCTCCTGAGCGTCACAACTCGTCGGTTCCCTTCCAGTTCAACGGAAAAGAGTTCACGTTGAGTCACGGCTCGGTGGTCATTGCTGCCATCACCAGCTGCACCAACACCAGCAACCCGTCTGTGATGCTGGGAGCAG GACTCCTGGCAAAGAAGGCGATCGAGTGTGGTCTGAGCATGAAGCCGTACATAAAGACGAGTCTGTCGCCTGGCAGCGGAGTGGTCACCTACTACCTGAAGGAGAGCGGCGTCATGGACTACCTGTTCAAACTGGG CTTCGAGGTCGTCGGTTACGGCTGCATGACGTGTATAGGAAACAGCGGGCCGCTCCCAGAGCCGGTGGTGGAGGCGATAACACAG GGGGATCTGGTCGCTGCAGGAATCCTCTCAGGAAACAGAAACTTTGAAGGCAGAGTTCATCCGAACACCCGAGCAAACTACCTGGCCTCTCCTCCGCTCGTCATTGCCTACGCCATCGCCGGCACTGTGAGAATAGACTTTGAGACAGAGCCAATCG CTGTGAACTCTGAGGGTAGGGAGATCTTCCTGAGGGACATCTGGCCAACACGGGAGGAGATCCAGGCGGTGGAGAGGACCTTTGTCATCCCTTCCATGTTTAAAGAAGTCTACGAGAAGATCGAG AAAGTGAACGAACGCTGGAACGATCTGGTCGCTCCCTCTGATAATCTCTACACCTGGGACGACATGTCCACCTACATAAAGTCTCCACCTTTCTTTGATGGtttg ACCATGCAGCTCCATCCTCCTACATCCATCCAGGACGCCTTCGTGCTGCTGAACCTGGGAGACTCTGTAACCACGGATCACATCTCCCCTGCTGGAAATATCGCCCGGAGCAGCTCTGCAGCGCGCTACCTCACCGGCAGAGG ACTGAACCCTCGAGACTACAACTCCTACGGCTCCCGGCGAGGAAACGACGCCGTCATGGCCAGAGGGACGTTCGCAAACATCCGCCTGTTCAACAAGTTCCTGAACAAGCAGGCGCCTCAAACCGTCCACCTGCCCACCGGAGACACG ctggaTGTGTTCGATGCTGCAGAGCGGTACCAGCAGTCCGGAGTCCCTCTGGTGGTCCTCGCAGGGAAAGAGTACGGATCAGGCAGCTCCAGAGACTGGGCGGCAAAGGGTCCATTCCTGCTG GGTATCAAAGCTGTCATAGCAGAGAGCTACGAGCGGATCCATCGCAGTAACCTTGTAGGGATGGGTGTGATCCCTCTGGAGTATCTACCCGGGAACACCGCAGACAGTTTGGGACTGACCGGCCGAGAGCGCTACACCATCATCATCCCGGAGCAGCTCACACCGCGGATGATTGTAGACGTGACG CTCGACACGGGGAAAACATTCCAGGTGAGGATGAGATTCGACACCGACGTGGAGCTGGCGTACTTCCACCACGGAGGAATCCTCAACTACATGATCCGCAAGATGTCCGAAAACTAA